One region of Nothobranchius furzeri strain GRZ-AD chromosome 16, NfurGRZ-RIMD1, whole genome shotgun sequence genomic DNA includes:
- the minpp1b gene encoding multiple inositol polyphosphate phosphatase 1b has protein sequence MFPVFTPTHRLLLAALTLVPTRLLCSSSAVPNIPNIAVYFGTKSRYEEVNPHLLQDVLSVNASALRPPPGESCYPVHLTAVIRHGSRFPTVKNIRRIHKLSELIRKDASKSSEGSVGWLRELRSSWEPWYTEEMDGQLVMKGRDDLRFLARRLATLFPSLLSEENMRKGKIRFASSSKHRCVNSMEAFQDGLHQHWSHQDSPPVYRHEVDDELMRFFDRCHGFVEGVENNRTALIEVEKFKHGEEMEALRRRTAEKLGLHFHRLTPDLVEAAFFLCTYELSIKSLHSPWCFLFDESDAKVLEYKSDLKNFWKRSYGHVINSLSSCPLFHHIFRTLDKAGRPRRSTEAAPEPASILIGHAETLLPLVSLLGLYKDQTPPTASNYHSQHGRSFRTSRIVPYAANLLFVLYDCQRGPRLQLLVNEKPEHFPGLHTQNAPLYRDVRATYRHLLDGCDFDKECEGRAQGRGPNTEL, from the exons ATGTTCCCCGTTTTTACACCCACACACCGACTGCTTCTGGCGGCTCTCACCTTGGTTCCGACCCGCCTCTTGTGCTCCTCGTCGGCGGTACCAAACATCCCGAACATCGCCGTTTACTTCGGAACTAAGAGCCGCTACGAGGAGGTGAACCCGCACCTGCTGCAAGACGTGTTATCTGTGAACGCGTCCGCGTTGAGACCTCCACCCGGCGAGAGCTGCTACCCGGTCCATCTGACCGCTGTCATCAGGCATGGCAGCCGGTTCCCGACCGTCAAGAACATCCGCAGGATCCACAAGTTGAGCGAGCTGATCCGCAAAGACGCCTCCAAATCTTCGGAGGGCTCTGTCGGCTGGTTGCGGGAGCTCCGGAGCAGCTGGGAGCCGTGGTACACCGAGGAGATGGACG GTCAGCTGGTGATGAAGGGCAGGGATGACCTTCGTTTCCTTGCCAGAAGACTGGCCACCTTGTTTCCATCCCTCCTATCAGAGGAGAACATGAGGAAGGGGAAGATTCGCTTTGCGAGCAGCTCCAAGCATCGCTGTGTGAACAGCATGGAGGCCTTCCAAGATGGTCTGCACCAGCACTGGAGTCACCAAG ACAGCCCTCCTGTATACAGACATGAGGTGGATGATGAGCTGATGCGTTTCTTTGACCGTTGCCATGGTTTCGTGGAGGGTGTAGAAAACAATCGCACGGCACTGATAGAGGTAGAGAAGTTCAAACACGGCGAGGAGATGGAGGCACTGAGGAGGAGGACGGCTGAGAAGCTGGGCCTTCATTTTCATCGTCTCACACCAG ACTTGGTGGAAGCTGCCTTCTTTTTGTGCACCTACGAGCTGTCCATCAAGTCCCTCCATTCACCGTGGTGCTTCTTGTTTGATGAGAGTGATGCAAAG GTGCTGGAGTACAAATCGGACCTAAAGAACTTCTGGAAGCGCTCTTATGGTCATGTGATCAACAGCTTATCCAGCTGTCCTCTTTTCCATCACATCTTCAGAACACTGGATAAAGCCGGTCGTCCTCGCAG GTCCACCGAGGCAGCTCCAGAACCAGCCTCTATCCTCATTGGACACGCTGAGACGCTCCTCCCTCTTGTCTCCCTGCTGGGACTGTACAAGGATCAGACTCCACCCACGGCCAGCAACTATCACTCGCAGCATG GGAGAAGTTTCCGGACCAGCCGGATTGTCCCGTATGCTGCCAACCTGCTCTTTGTGTTATATGACTGTCAGCGCGGTCCGCGGCTGCAGCTGCTAGTCAACGAGAAGCCCGAGCACTTCCCGGGCCtgcatacccagaatgcaccactCTACCGGGATGTTCGGGCCACCTACCGCCACCTGCTAGATGGATGTGACTTTGACAAAGAGTGTGAGGGAAGGGCTCAGGGCCGGGGCCCCAACACTGAGCTCTAA
- the atad1b gene encoding outer mitochondrial transmembrane helix translocase: MVLKEVPAENITRPLGRNEVIGLLFRLTIFGAVTYFTIKWMVDAIDPTRKQKMEAQKQAEKLMRQIGVKNVKLSEYEMSIAAHLVDPLSMQIAWRDIAGLDDVITELKETVILPVQKRHLFQKSRLLQPPKGVLLYGPPGCGKTLIAKATAKEAEFRFINLQPSTLTDKWYGESQKLAAAVFSLAIKLQPAIIFIDEIDSFLRSRSSSDHEATAMMKAQFMSLWDGLDTDHHCQVIIMGATNRPQDLDSAILRRMPTRFHINQPIAKQREQILRLILENESVDSSVNLRDIAKETDGFSGSDLREMCRDAALLCVRDFVHNQSDSEPEEAIRPIGQLDLQAAASKMKQSKSAGGPGILLHAALD, translated from the exons ATGGTTCTGAAGGAGGTGCCTGCTGAAAACATCACCCGTCCCCTGGGCAGGAACGAGGTCATTGGCTTGCTCTTCCGCCTCACAATATTCGGAGCTGTCACCTACTTCACCATCAAGTGGATGGTGGATGCCATTGACCCCACAAGGAAGCAGAAGATGGAGGCTCAGAAGCAG GCCGAGAAGCTGATGCGTCAGATCGGAGTGAAAAATGTTAAACTGTCTGAGTATGAGATGAGCATTGCTGCTCACCTGGTAGATCCACTCAGCATGCAG ATTGCCTGGAGAGACATCGCAGGTCTGGATGATGTCATCACTGAACTGAAGGAGACCGTGATCCTACCTGTTCAGAAAAGACACCTGTTCCAGAAATCCAGACTGCTGCAGCCTCCCAAAG GTGTGTTGCTCTATGGCCCCCCTGGATGCGGTAAAACACTGATTGCCAAGGCAACAGCAAAGGAGGCGGAATTTCGCTTCATCAACCTTCAGCCGAGCACGCTGACGGATAAATGGTACGGAGAGTCGCAGAAGCTGGCTGCTGCTGTGTTCTCACTGGCTATTAAACTGCAGCCGGCCATCATCTTCATTGATGAGATTG ACTCATTCCTGAGGAGTCGCTCCAGCTCGGACCATGAGGCCACGGCCATGATGAAGGCCCAGTTCATGAGTCTGTGGGACGGACTAGACACAGACCACCACTGTCAGGTTATCATCATGGGAGCCACCAATCGTCCTCAGGACCTGGACTCTGCCATCCTGAGAAGGATGCCCACCAGGTTCCACATCAACCAGCCT ATCGCAAAGCAGCGAGAGCAGATCCTCAGActgattttggagaatgaaagc GTGGACTCATCTGTCAACCTCAGAGACATTGCCAAGGAAACAGATGGATTCTCAGGAAGTGACCTAAGAGAAATGTGCCGTGATGCTGCCTTGCTATGTGTCAGAGATTTTGTCCACAACCAGAGTGACAG CGAGCCAGAGGAAGCCATTCGTCCCATCGGTCAGCTTGACCTGCAGGCCGCTGCCTCCAAAATGAAGCAGTCCAAATCAGCTGGTGGTCCTGGCATATTGCTGCATGCCGCTCTGGACTGA